A region from the Thermoplasmatales archaeon genome encodes:
- a CDS encoding putative 3-hydroxyphenylpropionic transporter MhpT produces MWVKILPALINYRMVENNTDKENIAGRLERLPYSGFHVKFALMLASGEWAESLMLLGNGAILTLVAAAYGLGGNLSAYALPAFFFLGEFAGSIFFGRIADTRGRRAVFLTNQLVFGIGMIIAGFMNSWQLIGVFVLIGGIGVGGEFPLVDSYGTEMFVRKRRGAWLALIYTIAVTAAPLIVYITSLTKGIGPLQGIIDKQVGYYSFRIPLWFMGISGIVVWLVRFRLRESPRWLATHGKIDQAEKMMDDIESEVMKETGLKELPPVTDKIEAPVKISAYKDIFAPDVRKTTIMMAIFMFFQSGIFYGFVTFAPGLVSVKFPASDPLGAAAVIFSGFLVGSIFNIFIIDKIERKWGIILFAILGGIFGTFFAVIHGLDEVVIFGFLTAFMLWNFSNFLHQYNAEIFPTRVRTTAAGFVYSISRISTTILVLFIAAFIGAHNAPGIFTFVWVLVIVVILVLVLMGPKSTQKFVEEIAV; encoded by the coding sequence ATGTGGGTTAAAATACTCCCGGCTCTTATTAATTACCGTATGGTGGAAAATAATACCGATAAAGAAAACATTGCGGGAAGGCTGGAGAGGTTACCCTACAGCGGCTTCCACGTCAAGTTTGCCCTGATGCTTGCCAGCGGAGAATGGGCGGAGAGCCTGATGCTCCTGGGAAATGGGGCTATATTGACGCTTGTGGCTGCTGCATATGGTTTGGGAGGTAACCTGTCCGCCTATGCCCTGCCGGCATTCTTTTTCCTGGGCGAGTTCGCGGGTTCGATATTTTTTGGGAGAATTGCGGACACCAGGGGCCGAAGAGCTGTATTCCTGACAAACCAGCTGGTTTTTGGTATAGGAATGATAATTGCCGGTTTCATGAACTCGTGGCAATTGATTGGCGTCTTCGTCCTGATAGGCGGAATAGGAGTTGGTGGAGAATTTCCGCTTGTTGACAGTTACGGCACGGAAATGTTTGTCAGGAAAAGAAGAGGCGCATGGCTGGCCTTGATTTACACGATCGCTGTGACTGCCGCGCCATTGATCGTTTACATAACATCCCTCACTAAGGGCATTGGGCCGCTCCAGGGTATTATTGATAAGCAGGTCGGCTATTATTCTTTCAGGATACCTCTTTGGTTCATGGGGATCAGCGGAATAGTTGTATGGCTTGTCAGATTCAGGCTCAGGGAATCGCCGAGATGGCTCGCTACACATGGGAAGATAGATCAGGCAGAAAAGATGATGGACGACATTGAGTCAGAGGTTATGAAAGAAACTGGCTTGAAAGAACTTCCGCCAGTTACTGACAAAATTGAGGCGCCGGTCAAAATATCTGCTTATAAAGACATCTTTGCCCCGGATGTGAGAAAAACCACAATAATGATGGCAATATTCATGTTCTTCCAGTCCGGAATATTTTACGGTTTTGTGACGTTTGCCCCAGGCCTTGTATCGGTGAAATTCCCGGCAAGTGATCCACTGGGTGCCGCTGCAGTAATATTTTCAGGATTTCTCGTCGGCAGTATATTCAATATATTCATAATTGACAAGATAGAAAGGAAATGGGGAATCATTCTCTTTGCTATACTTGGAGGGATCTTCGGAACGTTTTTTGCAGTGATACATGGCCTGGATGAGGTAGTGATATTTGGTTTCTTAACTGCATTCATGCTCTGGAATTTCTCCAATTTCCTGCATCAGTACAACGCAGAAATATTTCCGACGAGGGTCAGGACTACAGCAGCAGGATTTGTGTATTCCATAAGCAGAATTTCAACGACGATTCTGGTGTTGTTCATAGCCGCCTTTATCGGAGCTCATAATGCTCCAGGAATATTCACGTTTGTATGGGTTCTGGTGATTGTCGTCATTTTGGTTCTGGTACTGATGGGACCAAAGTCGACGCAGAAGTTCGTTGAAGAAATAGCTGTTTAA
- the hacB gene encoding Homoaconitase small subunit codes for MKGRVFLFGDNIDTDIIAPGGYLHLGLDVLKLHSMEALDQNFSKVVKPGDIIVAGHNFGAGSSREQAPLVLKDLGIELVVAVSFARIFFRNAINVGLNIGTINDMEYSRIRDRDSVEYNQEHGILKIERNGLSVPYTNPSGPVLEIIASGGLVNYVRNLVKRQDSPHPYETKKDKN; via the coding sequence TTGAAAGGAAGAGTATTCTTATTTGGTGACAACATTGACACAGACATCATTGCCCCCGGCGGTTACCTGCATCTTGGACTGGACGTTTTGAAATTACATTCTATGGAGGCACTCGATCAAAACTTCTCGAAAGTGGTAAAACCGGGAGATATAATTGTGGCTGGACATAACTTCGGTGCTGGATCGTCAAGGGAGCAGGCACCGCTGGTGCTTAAAGACCTTGGAATAGAACTGGTAGTGGCAGTGTCCTTTGCCAGGATATTCTTCCGGAATGCAATAAATGTCGGGCTTAATATAGGGACGATAAATGATATGGAATATTCAAGGATTAGAGACCGGGATTCTGTGGAATACAATCAGGAACACGGAATCCTGAAGATAGAGCGGAATGGGCTTTCTGTGCCATACACCAATCCCAGCGGGCCTGTACTTGAAATTATCGCTTCCGGAGGATTGGTTAACTATGTTAGGAATTTAGTGAAAAGGCAAGATTCTCCACATCCTTATGAAACAAAAAAAGATAAAAATTGA